In Methanosarcinales archaeon, a genomic segment contains:
- the pglZ gene encoding BREX-1 system phosphatase PglZ type A translates to MQNIEKTIRSILKKFEVKDDYEKRKLVFWYDKDGTVKEEEELEQIKSSLSEKDINLHILNNNFFETKKLLEKDDTESHYLIYSPEAERDDQSNWLLDIQLYSSRFENSTISDIKSEFGIEGYDLDKLLEDHEKFFANKDRVLAFKRHYCNDWKEDKFVLGMLAALSRSSTIDQKEIVRNLLTGSLEEEYNTIWGEFNRFGLVDKFWDIIRRRFGYSSEHPTLKKLFLSFIITHIDRNASVVLKSYEQYISRQSNECEIFIRGWMDHSKDSKDFDDYCNNLLAADGHKLENSLTSLLNKYEVEDYLEAESIDLFDKNIIKNIVTKLTDGSDDFNKYLEWIDNRKTKHWYQVYKNIYCALENAIKLHQFSKEIEQEGINEQSLNELFKGYMNRYYLIDYFYRKFYYHYDKDSEKEILKKDIKDMVENVYNKLLDRLLTRWNDLIGSELEDTWNIELIDNQSKFYSIYIDNILRKNDRDKVAVIISDGLRYETAVELKDVINKSSIGTIELKAMASSLPSYTKLGMASLLPHNKLEYRNNHIFVDGIDSEGTENRGKILSNRVSDSNVFKFDDLKALKINDARNETKKRVIYIYHNRIDETGDNRSSEHNVFNAVESAIQDINKMIKLLGRSLNVSKIIVTSDHGFIYKREHLENVDKLETQDFDKSKIIEAKKRFIISEQDITLRNIHKFNMAPTMNSDKQMHIYVPLADLRFKSQGGGVNYVHGGASLQEIVIPVLIYSQNKYESDLDRKGIEHGKVKVTVLDYHRKITNSTFKVKLLQTGKVTDKREPLSFKLALYDTDGQKVSDEKLVIADSTSDEPEERIQEVILTLSSDIENKTYNLIGKDDDSKALQQEIFEIPMIVDILITDDF, encoded by the coding sequence ATGCAAAACATAGAAAAGACAATCCGGAGCATCCTTAAAAAATTCGAAGTCAAAGATGACTACGAGAAAAGAAAGCTCGTATTCTGGTACGATAAGGACGGGACAGTTAAAGAAGAGGAAGAACTTGAGCAGATTAAATCCTCTCTCTCTGAAAAAGACATAAATCTCCACATACTCAACAACAACTTCTTCGAAACAAAAAAGCTCCTTGAAAAAGACGACACAGAGTCGCATTATCTCATCTATTCACCTGAAGCAGAACGAGATGATCAATCCAACTGGCTGCTTGACATACAACTTTATTCATCCAGATTCGAGAACAGCACGATATCAGATATCAAAAGTGAATTCGGTATCGAAGGTTACGACCTCGATAAATTGCTGGAAGACCATGAAAAGTTCTTTGCCAATAAAGACCGTGTTTTAGCTTTCAAGCGGCATTACTGCAATGACTGGAAAGAGGATAAGTTCGTATTGGGAATGCTGGCAGCACTTTCAAGATCATCTACAATTGATCAAAAAGAGATAGTCAGGAATCTGCTAACGGGTTCACTGGAAGAAGAATATAACACAATCTGGGGTGAATTCAACAGATTCGGGCTTGTGGATAAATTCTGGGATATTATCAGGAGGCGTTTCGGGTATTCATCAGAACATCCGACTCTGAAGAAACTGTTCCTTAGCTTCATAATAACCCACATAGACAGGAATGCAAGTGTCGTTTTGAAGTCCTATGAACAATATATCAGCAGACAGAGCAACGAATGTGAGATATTCATAAGAGGATGGATGGACCATTCAAAAGACTCCAAAGATTTTGATGATTACTGTAACAATTTGCTCGCAGCCGACGGACATAAACTTGAGAATAGTCTGACATCACTTCTGAACAAATACGAAGTAGAAGACTATCTTGAAGCCGAATCCATCGACTTATTTGACAAGAACATTATCAAAAATATAGTCACGAAACTTACCGATGGCAGCGATGATTTCAACAAATATCTTGAATGGATAGACAACAGAAAAACAAAACACTGGTATCAAGTATACAAAAACATCTATTGTGCCCTTGAAAATGCTATTAAGCTTCATCAGTTCTCAAAAGAGATTGAACAGGAAGGCATCAATGAGCAGAGCCTGAATGAACTCTTTAAGGGATATATGAACCGGTACTATCTAATTGATTATTTTTACCGCAAGTTCTATTACCACTATGATAAGGACAGTGAGAAAGAGATACTCAAGAAAGATATCAAGGATATGGTCGAAAATGTTTATAATAAATTGCTTGACAGACTTCTCACCCGCTGGAACGACCTGATCGGCTCAGAGCTTGAAGATACATGGAACATCGAACTCATCGATAACCAGAGCAAATTTTACAGCATATATATAGACAATATCCTCAGAAAAAATGACAGGGATAAAGTAGCAGTCATCATATCAGATGGATTGCGATACGAAACAGCAGTCGAACTAAAAGATGTGATTAACAAAAGCTCAATAGGCACTATCGAACTAAAAGCAATGGCAAGCTCACTTCCATCATACACAAAGCTTGGAATGGCAAGCCTGCTGCCGCATAATAAGCTCGAATACAGGAACAATCATATCTTTGTAGATGGAATTGATTCGGAAGGAACTGAAAACAGAGGTAAGATCCTGTCAAATCGTGTCAGCGATTCTAATGTATTTAAGTTCGATGATCTCAAGGCGCTAAAAATAAACGACGCAAGAAATGAGACCAAAAAAAGGGTTATTTACATATATCACAACAGGATTGACGAAACAGGAGATAATAGATCTTCAGAACATAATGTCTTCAATGCAGTGGAATCTGCTATACAGGATATTAACAAGATGATCAAACTTCTGGGGAGATCTCTCAATGTGTCAAAAATCATAGTCACATCAGACCATGGTTTCATCTATAAAAGAGAACATCTCGAAAACGTTGATAAACTTGAAACACAGGATTTTGATAAAAGCAAGATCATCGAGGCTAAAAAGCGTTTCATCATAAGCGAACAGGATATTACGCTACGAAATATACACAAATTCAATATGGCTCCAACAATGAATTCAGATAAGCAGATGCATATATACGTCCCATTAGCAGACCTGCGTTTCAAATCACAAGGCGGAGGAGTGAATTATGTCCATGGTGGGGCTTCATTGCAGGAAATTGTGATACCTGTCCTTATTTACAGCCAAAATAAATATGAATCAGACCTTGATAGAAAAGGGATAGAACATGGTAAAGTGAAGGTTACAGTCTTAGATTACCATAGAAAGATAACCAACAGCACCTTTAAGGTAAAATTACTACAAACAGGAAAGGTGACCGACAAACGTGAACCGCTGAGTTTCAAGCTTGCCTTGTATGATACTGATGGACAAAAGGTCAGTGACGAAAAACTGGTGATTGCAGACAGTACTTCTGATGAACCAGAAGAAAGGATCCAGGAAGTAATTTTAACCCTGAGTAGCGATATCGAAAATAAAACTTATAATTTAATTGGGAAAGATGACGATTCAAAGGCTTTGCAGCAGGAAATATTTGAGATTCCCATGATAGTAGACATTCTAATAACAGATGATTTCTAA
- a CDS encoding putative DNA binding domain-containing protein, with protein sequence MNLPELIKTGESENIEFKEKFDERTIESAVAFANTAGGRLLIGVEDRTREVLGVENPLDEEERICNLIADNIEPRLVPNVELIALKDKTLLGVEVYPSGSRPHWLKSEGASEGVYVRLGSTNRKADRELIAELKRSAEGIAFDEMPLPELSADLLDIVAAKALFKDKRELSEKELLTLKLLKREQGRLVPTIGGVLLFGIEREERFSDAWIQCGRFAGTTKSVIFDHIEIHEHLPIAVERVIDFIKKHAMRGADFSQIHRRDVWSIPLTIVHADYSQIGAPLRVAIYNDRVEIENPGILLPGMTIEDVRQGVSKIRNRVIARVFRELDLIEQWGSGFRRILEEAEEKNLPEPTIEEIGMRVRFTVYLAESMATEVSKTSTEQVTEQVTEQVTEQVTEQVTEQVTEQVKSLLFCLKTQALGRQDAMRCIGLNSRPTFVYDYLKPRFMLDSLK encoded by the coding sequence ATGAACCTACCAGAACTCATCAAAACCGGAGAATCCGAAAACATAGAATTTAAAGAAAAATTCGATGAACGAACCATCGAATCAGCAGTAGCTTTTGCCAACACAGCCGGAGGACGCTTACTGATCGGAGTGGAAGACAGAACCAGAGAGGTTTTAGGTGTCGAAAACCCACTGGATGAAGAAGAACGCATATGCAATTTAATCGCTGACAATATAGAGCCGCGATTGGTGCCCAATGTGGAACTGATCGCTTTGAAAGATAAGACTTTGCTGGGAGTGGAGGTATATCCCAGTGGTTCTCGTCCACACTGGCTTAAAAGTGAAGGGGCAAGTGAGGGTGTTTATGTACGGCTGGGTTCTACCAACCGAAAGGCTGACCGGGAGCTGATCGCAGAGCTTAAACGCAGTGCTGAAGGCATTGCATTTGACGAAATGCCCTTGCCCGAGCTGAGTGCAGATTTATTGGACATAGTTGCGGCAAAAGCGCTGTTTAAAGACAAGCGCGAGTTGAGTGAAAAAGAGCTGCTCACCCTGAAACTGCTCAAGCGAGAACAGGGACGACTGGTTCCTACCATCGGCGGAGTATTGCTTTTTGGGATTGAACGTGAAGAGCGCTTTTCTGATGCCTGGATCCAATGTGGACGTTTTGCCGGCACAACTAAAAGCGTCATTTTCGATCATATAGAGATCCACGAGCACCTGCCTATTGCCGTCGAACGTGTAATTGATTTCATAAAAAAGCACGCTATGCGGGGAGCTGACTTTTCACAGATACACCGCCGCGATGTGTGGAGCATTCCCCTGACCATTGTGCATGCTGATTATTCACAGATAGGCGCACCATTGCGGGTTGCTATTTACAATGACAGGGTAGAGATAGAGAATCCAGGCATCCTGCTTCCAGGTATGACTATCGAAGATGTGAGGCAGGGTGTATCCAAGATACGCAATAGAGTGATTGCCCGTGTGTTCAGGGAATTGGATCTGATCGAGCAATGGGGCAGTGGTTTTCGTCGTATTTTAGAAGAGGCTGAGGAAAAAAACCTTCCAGAGCCCACAATTGAAGAGATTGGCATGCGTGTCCGCTTTACCGTATATCTTGCTGAATCAATGGCGACTGAAGTCTCCAAGACATCGACCGAACAAGTAACCGAACAAGTAACCGAACAGGTAACCGAACAGGTAACCGAACAGGTAACCGAACAGGTAACCGAACAGGTAAAGTCTTTGCTCTTCTGTCTTAAAACCCAAGCTTTGGGAAGACAGGATGCTATGAGATGCATTGGTTTGAATAGCCGCCCGACATTTGTTTATGATTATCTAAAACCGCGATTCATGCTGGATTCGTTGAAATGA